In the Xyrauchen texanus isolate HMW12.3.18 chromosome 47, RBS_HiC_50CHRs, whole genome shotgun sequence genome, AGCCTTGGTTTCCGTAGAAACGTGCCCAAGAGTTTTATCTTCCTCCTCCAAACTGGTGCTGCCACTAAGCAGGATAAATTTGTTGCGCCCCTGAGGGCCACACTCCTTCCCTTTGGCTGTCAGGGCACTGATGACACTCTGAAGATCAGCAGCCGAAGGTATCACCACCACTTGTGTGTCAGGCATTGTGGGGTGGTCCATGATGCGGATGCCATCAGGGAAGCAACGGGTGGTGGACGGGGACGGTTTGACCTTACAGCGTGGTCCGTCCGTCTCATCACACCCATCATTATTAGATTCACTCTTCTGAAAAGGCAATTTCCTCCTCTTCAGGATGATGGGTCTCCTAGGACTCTCCCTCATTGTTTGCTCTGATTACAGCAAAAGGGCTTGTTTGATGACTGTctaacaaaacaacaataacaacaacaaatcatAGGTCAACTAGTCATCAAACTCACTTTTCATCGTGCATTAATATAAAGATTGGCCTACTATTCAACACAAAAACTGCAAACTGCGCAACAGATGATGATAGCTAAAAACGATATATATGCAAACTCCGATCAAAACACGGATTAAGTAAGTCTGAAAACACATATgtgcataaaaaaatcataaaaatataatatacatgtTACCTGATCTTGGCCTAATCTTACGATAGCAGATCAGTTCGTCCAAAAacgacttttttttttctaacgaCTTTTCAATGACGCGTTTAATTCTAGAATATAAATACCGTTTGAAACTGATTACATTCAATCTAATCCTTTGTTAATATTGTTGTTGATATGATCATGGCAGATCATTTAGGAAGAAAAGACTTCGTGCAATGCTGGTTTGAATTCTGTTGTGCTTTTATTTCGTATTATATAAATGTTTGCTAACTTGATCTCATTTAGACTACTGTTATAAAAACACATCAGATCTCATTACGGTctcataaattatttaattaataggCTTAATGATTAATGTACAAAATATCTTCCTTAATCATCAAAAATGCGGCCTAGAAGTTCGTTTAACCAACAATTAAATATCTGTAaagtttaattaataaaacaattcaacCCATTTCGAATAATACAAGGCAAATCAAACCTTCATATCATGTCGGTCGTGCAGACGAAGGTTTATTCGAGAAAATCTGGCAGTGTTGAGGAgtcaaaatttgtatttttattgggGGTAAGTGAAAAACACTAGTCCCGGGACTCCTGTGCGCATATAGAGTAATTTTGAATTTTGGCGCAGAGCTGTTGACCGCAGTCACGTGATCAGGCTACAACCAATGGAGAACACACATGGGGCGGAGCCATAGCGCTGCGAGTGTTGTTGATTTGTAACTATTTCCTATGGTGAGTCAAGCATTTTCCTCTAGGGGGCGCACTGTGGCTCAGGAAGCCAAATCCGCATtgacatatatgtacatattttgtcttactgcataTATTTTTACGCTAAAACATATAAtcgtttacatttattaattttaatcactgggAACCTATCTATAAATAGAAACCTAATACAGCGATTTATGTCAAATTGATTGGTTCATCCTGCTAGCGCGGAGAAATGTTACAGGTTTCAGCTGACAACGCTGTCAACGTTCTGCTTCAGCAGCGGTCTTGACGATATTTTACTGCTGAATAATGCCACTGAGAAACATCGATTATcaactaaatatttaaattagacTGTAAAGAGCTAAaatctaatatttttttattttgactcaACTACCTGACCAATCAGAACAACGTCTGGGCCACTAGGCCCCGCCCATTGTTGGACCGCTTTTCATTCAAATTGGCATTCTACCCGCTGATATTTCTTTCGAAGGGCAACGAGTGTGTTATATCTCTCACGCAGgcgttttgttaatgtttttgtcAAACTTATATTGTCAAAAATACATTATGAATGAAACTTGATATAAAGCTATGCGTGAGTATCAATCTAAGGTTTTCGTTGAATGCAGGTTGACATACTTGCACGAATTAGGAACTTATGCAAGGTACGTACGTAGTATAATTTCAAACTGAGTGTTTATCGATTGACGACGCTCAAATACGATGAAATGCGAATAAGATTAGATACCAAGTTGTGCTTGAGTTTCATGGGTTTAAGGTTTTTATTTCCTGAATTTGAAAgttttgtcttaaaaaaataaatgatttgccCGAAAGAGGAATTGTATTGCTCTGTCagagtattagtagtagtagttgtagtagttGTTGTGCTTGTGATCTGATCTTTTTTTCCTCCCCATTTAGTTGATCATGTCTTCTAATGCCCCGCACTTTACGTAAAAAGAGACTGGTGAACCCACACAAATCTCAACTGCTGTTTATAGAGGGGCCCATTAATGGACCAAAGCATGACTATGGACCACAACTACGAAGTGCCATTCATCCCAGGACATTTGTGTCCGAGAAACAACGGCAAAATGATGCATTATGTACTTCTTGGGTATGGGCATACTTTGCAAACTAAGCTGTGCTTTCCATGTTGAGCTTTATGACTTTGAACCAGTTTATGGAGCTAATCTTTGTTCTTTGTTTGTAGGTGTCTCCACAGTTTAATTCGCTGGAGACCAAAGCTGTTAGTCGAGGGAGGAAGATTCAGATGACTACGAGATGTATCTCAAATTCAACCTCAGTCTTGTCATTGCCTCAACAACATAGAAAAACAACAGTTTGCAAATATCCTCCTTTGTCCTTCGAGGAATCGATGCCTGTTGCACAGCAACAGTGCAAAAATCTTCATACAAAAACAGCCCTTCGAGTAACCAAAAAAGTTGAGCGTTTGCAGAATAAGAGCTACAGGCTGGTTTCATCAGACAATCGTAAAGAGACGCTTGCAGAAACACCAAGACGGATCCCCTCTATTCAGAGAGGGGTGGATAGAATGACCGCCACACGTGTTGAACGATCCACAAAATCCAGGCATACAGCGGTTTCAAAGAAGATGCATTTCCACCCAAATTCTAGAGGGGCAACTGAGGGTTACATTCATACCCCATTGTCAAATGGAAGCCAGACACCCAACACAAGCTCCGTTCCTGCACCCCCAAATGTAGAGACCCCAGAAATGGCACATTGTTCCAGCACTTCTTCACCCGATGTTCTCCACATTCTCTTTCCCCAAAGCCAGCCAAAGACTCCCCCGCATACTCTGAACACAAGCATCCTAGTTAAGGACACCCCTGAAAAAGACTATGGGCTCAAGGTAACATGGAGACGTAGGAAAGCATTGATGAAATTATTGATAAACAAAGGACAGCTCCTTCTCACAGATGCAGGAGTTGTGAATGAGTGGATTTAGGCCATGAATTAACAGTTACAGTAATAATTTATGACTTGTTTTGCAGTCCTTGCTGTTCAATACTTTGAGATAAACAATAGATGAGTTGATGAGCGAGTGTCGTGTTTTTATGTTTGGAAAATCATGACAACTTACATTTGAGAATTATTTGTAATGTATGATCACTTTAGAAGTGAAGAATTAAAGATTTAATGTGTCATTTCCTAGCAAGCGGTATTTAATACAAGCACTGCTGCTGCAGTTCTGTATGCTGCTGGAAActaatgtttaattattatttacttaaatgTGTAATGCATGTACATATACAGAATGTCAAACAAAAGTGTAATGAATCCTTTATTTTCATTAATGacttgtttttgaaaaaaaattaaaaacaacttttttgatAAAATGACAAGACATGATAAATTTAGGGTCCACATGGTCACGGTAACCAGAGTAGGAATATAAAATAGTGATTTCTGATGGGTTGATTTCTGTAGTAATGTTTTTTCTAGACATACtctgctcttaaagggatagttcacccaaaaaatgaaaagtctctcatttaCTCTCattgccatcccagacgtgtatgactttttcatctgaacacaaacattttgagaagaatatctcatctctgtttgtccattcaatgcaagtcaacagggtccaaaactttgaagctccaaaaagcatataaaggtagcataaaagtaatccacaagactgcagtggttaaagcTATATCTtccaaagcaatatgataggtgtggatgagaaacagtcaaacagatcaatatttaagtcattttctataaattctcctccctgcccagtaggtggcgatatgcacgaaaaatgcaaattgccaaaaacaaaagaagaactcttagAACAGCATTTAAGacggctgtttgaaagtggagatttatagtaaaaaataacttaaatattgatctgtttctcacccacacatatcatatcgcttctgaagacatggatttaaccactggggtcatatggataCTTCttctaaaaaattctaaaatttctaaaaaatgtgttcgtgttcagcagaagttaggctgggatggcatgagggtgagtaaatgatgagagaatttctgtTTTAAGTGAGCAATTCCTTtacacatattttatttattttctatttcttaGGGTTTGTGTACAGTAACAATTCCCATAAGCCAATGTAATAACGTTAACTGTAAGTCAGCCCATTGATCCAATTGGAGAGATTTGTACATTGTGtatattgatttaattaatttatttcaaatattgaTTCCTGACATATAAATGGAAATCTTCCCCAGCAGTCTctgtaaagtaataataataataaaataatctgtatccagtaatcatatttttttttttttaaaaaggcaacAAGAGGACTTTTAATTTGTCGAAAATGACTTTTAACCTGACCGATTTTGCGGAAGTGGCGTTGCAGACCCCCAGTCtgtttttgtttacttaataaatatGATGCACGTGTAGTGTTTAAATCCGTTCAGAGCGCTGGAAATTTGGTTTGGATCATTCCGACTAATTTCTTAATTCGACAGGAAGTTCATAATGCAGTAATTGGTCAATAGCAGCTCGTTATGAGGAGCAGTTCGTCCGTGTCTCTGGCTGCTGGTCACAGTTCGAGCTCGGTTCGGTTGATCAGCCCGTTAGCCGCTGCTGTTGACGCTGCCATTGAATATTTAATGGTAAAGAAAGACTTTCAGGCTGCTCTGGACACGTCTGAGACAGGACTGGAGAGTTTGAGCTCTACTGGAGAACAGGAGGAGAGTTGGTGGGTTTATGATTGACAGTTCAGTAATCATCATACAGTGTAGTGTTCAGAATGGAAGAACTTGATGGTTTGCATTCATTTAATTCACTGTATCACTAAAACATATACTGAAAAGACGAATAGGTAGTTGACAAACATGgacacatttttttgtgtgtataggTTAAGATTTATAGTAATGCACAAAAAGATGATGGCTTCTTTTAGTCCTGGAgtctgaaaaaaaataattattaaaatatcacATTTTCTATATAGTTTCTCAATCAGAATGAGGTCATATGAtaattaattagggctgtcaaagaAGAATGTTGTTGTAAATAGTTAAAGGAATCGATAATAAAAAAGCTGAAAatgctctaatcatttactcaccctcatgccatcccagatgtgtgcctttcttctactgaacacaaattatgcttTTTAGAATACCTCACTCTGTTGGTCAattcgatgcaagtgaatggtgcccaaaaATGTGAAGTTCCAAAgaccacaaaggcagcataaaagtaatccatactacttaattggttgaatccatgtcttgaGAAGCGATATGagagttgtgggtgagaaacaaatcaatatttaagtcttttttactaaatgtccactttcaccagCACTCCTAAGTGCTCTTCTCTGGAAAGAGTTTTGTTTTAGtaattcgcattcttcatgcatattgtgAACTACTGGGCAGATAGGGACTTAAATATGGGTTAAAaaaggagttgtatggattacttttatgctgactttatgtggtttgtggagctttaaaattttggtcaccattcatttgcattgaatggacccacAGTGctgcaatatttttctaaaaaatttgtttgtgttcagcagaagaaagaaagtattgcacatctgagatggcatgagggtgagtaaatgatgaaagaatttacatttttgggtgaactatccctttaaatgtagtaTGTCGGACTTTAGGGCACTGTATATATGCCTGTAAGGTATGAAtgtttaataatagtaatatttctGTACTTATGATCAATAGCAGGATCTACCATTCTACCATTTCAATTTTTGTCCCCACAGCTTCAAGCATGGAGAATTGAAAGCAGCTTTGACTATAGTGGGGATTCAAGCATTGGCTGAACTCAATCAGTGGCATGGAGTGCTAACATGGGTTCTACAGCAATATGAACCAGAGAAAATCCCTGCCAAAATTATCCAGATGTGGTATGATAAACCTTTTAAACTGCCATTTAATCATAACTATATAATATTAAGATTAAATATCAGTTATTAACACTATATCAGTTTGTCTAATATCTAATAGTAGATGATAATTGTTTTTTCTCCAGCATTCTGCTTTATGTGAAAGTTAATGATCGGTCATTGATGAAGGATACAGTCTGTAATTGGTTGCACTGCTCTGGGAACATGAGCCAAACAGGGTTCAGCACTGTGGCTGAACTGTACCTCCAGCACATACTGGTACCAATGGGCCAAACATCTGAAGCTCTTCAGTTTCTGGACAGTGATGTGGGTCAAATCGCCTTCACTGAGGAACAAAGACAGGCTGCCCATAGTTTAGTGAACCTACAAAATGAGACAAATGCAACATTGTCCAATCCACATCCTGAATCTGTAGCGACAACTAGTGTTTCACAACAAGGTGACTCATTTATTTCCTAAGTCAAATTGCTGTTTTTCTCAAAAGTCAAGTCTTCACAATGCAATTTGGTTCAAACTTAATGACTGACAAGGAAGTGATATTTACACTAGCAAATAATGGATGCAACACTTTATTTGTGTGTGTCGGTGTGATTTACAGATATGTTGACGCAGCGGCTGAATTCTGTAATGAGGTTGTTTCAAAGAGGGTTCTCAGTAGCCAGAGCGAGAATTAGATCTATCTCTTTGCGAAGAGTTTTCCTGGCTTTATTACTGCTATACCTGCTTCTTGTCCGTATTGATCCAGGTAGGATGACTGCTTGCCCCACTTTGGCTGGTGTCTTAAATGAATGCTCTGATCATGATTGTCCAGATAAATAAAGAACAGCATAGATCTAGTTCAAAGTCTGTTCTGACATCTCTCTTCCTTCTCAGCTCTACCTTCAGCATTCCCATTAGTGCTCCACTTACATGGACTTCTTCAGCAGACTTGGAACACCATGTTTGGACCCTATTACAGAGACAACGCCTGTAATTAGGTAGGATGGGGGAAACTAACGAATTGGGTTCCTGTCCTGTCACTAAATGAAACAATGTCTGCATCTACAAGAAATTTTTAATAAATGCTCTACAGATTTTTAATTTGTGCATTCgctaattatttattaatgagttTGATCAAAGATAGATCTACGTCTATAGTAGAACTCAAAGATCAAACCCACTTTTAACCTTATTAAAGTGAactgtgtttatatgttaatttatattaataaaatgtgtaaatgtaataattattattttgtatatgagTTTGCGTGGACGTTGTAGCTGCAGCATAAAGTAACTGTATGGCGATGAGCATATGCTGTAGTTATAAGTCATGTTCACAATAACCTTTATGATTATGCGAGGAATGGCAGGCAGTCGAGTTTGCCCCCCTAGGGTTAGATGGTGCCCCTTTTGGGGGGTAGGTGAACCATGCAGACTGTGTAATATACGTATAAGGAGCGAAAGTATCGGTCAGTAATACTACACTGAAGATGAATAATACCAGGAAATGTATTCAGGTGGTCCCGTACTACATCCTTCACAGTTATAAAtgtcattaataaataatttaagcaataaatgctttttgagtaattaataataaaaagtgtataTCATTTCTTATATGCTGAGAACTTTTCTGACTCATGACTTATCTTATGTATACATCCGTGTTggttatatgtatttattttttttcttcacctgtacttcttgtctttaagactcagtgattgtattcatacattattggatctgtgtaattttgtgtaacttattgaatatttatattgaaccttatgtttttcaattaaaaaaacaaattcacagTTTTAGCACATTATGTGgactttttagacggtcccttaccacaccctccacagtgtCAGCACATTTCAGCACAATGTGTGAACTTTTCAGACCACCTCTTACCCACTGTATAAATAATTCCAATTTATATCATTGTTAAATTAACGATCACGGTGAATTTTCAAAGACGCGGTCAGATGAGATGCACCGATGCCCAAGAGATATCTAGCAGGTTAAATATCTAGGCCTGTCTACGACTTCAAGTCCTGCAGTGTGAAATGTTTTGACAGGAAATGACATCAGCAACGACCTACAGCCAATCAGAGAGCTCTTTGAACCCATCATTTATCATGCATCTATGTGTATGGTGAGCACaattatatagtttatatatcaGAATAAATTGGCATACACAAGCTTTTCAattatttgaaacaaaaacataGCAGAAACATGTCCTTGTTGAGCCACAACAGCAGCATGCAGCTCCCTGCATTCAttgctaaattatttatttaccttCAACTCTGCAGAACAGACAATTCTTGCTGCCTGAGTCTCCCCAACCATTCTCTTCtccatattctttttttttttcttctttctttttgggGTTTTCGCTTCAAATCAGCGCACAAACAAGCGTGGATACCAATCTTCTTGCGGACCACCATTTTTTAGAAGGAAGAACTCCAGTCTCGCACGAGAAGTCATGCGTTTTGTTGTGAAACTTAGTTTGGAGACGAGATGTTGTCAGAGATTCTtcctagtgaaatgttttgtaaagtGTGACCCCCCCCCTGTCGCAACCCCCACGTGTAATGTGCAAACCACAGCAACTTCAAGATACCCCATTATAGACAGACAGTAGTGTAATATGAATAGTACAGCAATCCGATGACTTTGAAAGTCATATAGTATGTGGGtggaatttaatttaatatctttCCAAAATTTCCCAAATTATGCAAAAGTCTTTATTCCTAACTAAGTGTTGTAATATAACCAGTAGGAGACCACTGATGGGTGAAGTGATTTTAGTGACGCTACACTTTGTAAGAGTGaagttatttaatatttttttagtatTGCTTTTCTGTGTTGCATTTTGTAGACGGTCAGAAGTCAAAATTCTGCATTTGTTATACAGTTGAGGACAAAATGATTAGCGCCCTATGaaacatttagttatttttcaaatattagtgctgtttaatggagcaaagattttttcaacatagcatttctaaacataatagtttattttggcaacttagagtgtttataatacaaatagaaacaaaattataaccaagaataaaaaaatctacaggTCAAAATGATTAGCCCTCTAATGTTAATTGTCAATAGTGTATcccttttgcttgataacagcctttagtTGTTTGTTGTAGTTCTTAACCAGTTTTAGGCATTTCTCCCAAGGAGTCGCAGCCCATTCCTCCTtagcaaatctctcaagctcctccagatttgttggtctcctggcatggactctagTCTTCAGTGTGGCCTCATATTTACTAagggattcaagtctgggctttgtgcaagCCAGTCAAGGACGTTCACTTTGCTCGTTTGGAGGTTGTTCTTCATcagaagtgaggtatgctttgggtcgttatcatgctggaagatgaaatgtcgacccaaaccaaattttgttgcagattgcctgaggttgtctttcaaaatcttctcgtagtcttcctttttttgattccttcgaccctgatgagattcccagttccagacgaacagaaacatccccacagcattatgCACCCACCTCCATGTTTCACTGTGtgaatggtgttctttgggttgagcgcctctcccttctttctccaaacataggcaacatctctatggccaaagagctctagttttgtTCATCTAGTTTTTCATCTTTATGTATCTGACAAAAGGACACGTTTCCAGTATGCATTatttttctctaggttgtccttggcacacttcagtctagcttggaggtgtctcttcttcagaagtTGAGTTTTTCTTGGTCTACAACCTCACAGTCCATTCCTGTGAGGACTCTAGTGACAGTCTTCAAtgagacatcaatcccagacttggctaaattattcactagtgtcttggcagttgttcttgggtctttaga is a window encoding:
- the LOC127639077 gene encoding peroxisome assembly protein 26-like; the encoded protein is MRSSSSVSLAAGHSSSSVRLISPLAAAVDAAIEYLMVKKDFQAALDTSETGLESLSSTGEQEESCFKHGELKAALTIVGIQALAELNQWHGVLTWVLQQYEPEKIPAKIIQMCILLYVKVNDRSLMKDTVCNWLHCSGNMSQTGFSTVAELYLQHILVPMGQTSEALQFLDSDVGQIAFTEEQRQAAHSLVNLQNETNATLSNPHPESVATTSVSQQDMLTQRLNSVMRLFQRGFSVARARIRSISLRRVFLALLLLYLLLVRIDPALPSAFPLVLHLHGLLQQTWNTMFGPYYRDNACN
- the LOC127639076 gene encoding RAD9, HUS1, RAD1-interacting nuclear orphan protein 1-like, with amino-acid sequence MPRTLRKKRLVNPHKSQLLFIEGPINGPKHDYGPQLRSAIHPRTFVSEKQRQNDALCTSWVSPQFNSLETKAVSRGRKIQMTTRCISNSTSVLSLPQQHRKTTVCKYPPLSFEESMPVAQQQCKNLHTKTALRVTKKVERLQNKSYRLVSSDNRKETLAETPRRIPSIQRGVDRMTATRVERSTKSRHTAVSKKMHFHPNSRGATEGYIHTPLSNGSQTPNTSSVPAPPNVETPEMAHCSSTSSPDVLHILFPQSQPKTPPHTLNTSILVKDTPEKDYGLKVTWRRRKALMKLLINKGQLLLTDAGVVNEWI